DNA from Mucilaginibacter mallensis:
TTGCAATGGGCTATAATAAATAGCCGCCAGCGCCAGCTGATGGGCATGAGTAGTTTTAATTCGCTTATCAAAATAGCAAATAGTATAGTCTGCCGCGCCTGCAATAAACCTGGTAAATGGCAGTATTGTGTTATGCGTCGCATCCGGCATTTCTTCATTCCCGCGGACACCTTCCGCGGTCAGGAGATTGGGCCATGTCCGTTGCTCACCCGTAGGCCGCCACTCATCATGAATATTAAGCATAATATGATTGTCTGCTGCTTGTTGAATAACCTTCTCCTGCCAGGTGGTCCATCTATGTGAGCCAACTTGTACAAAACCAATTTTGACGCCTTTTATACCCCATTTGTGATATACTGCAAAAAGACTGTCGGACTGAGCTAATGCGGCCTGTTGATTAACATACAGCCAGACTCCTATATTACGTTCTTTCCCATATCGAATTATTTCGGGCAAATCAAAATCAGGTATAGCAACTTTTGTGGCATCAGAGGCAAAATCAAATGCAGGCCCATACCATTTCCAATCAAACAGTATATATTGTAAGTTTTGTTTTGCTGCAAAATCAATATTGGCTTTAGCAGCGGCAGTAGTCTGCGTCATTACCCGCATAATTTTACCGGGCTTTATCCATCCGGTATCAGTTATTTTACTGACATCATTTAAATTTTGAATAAGATAATCATGTTCAATCAGATCGCCGGGCTTATCTGCAATCATGATAACCCGCCATGGCGTACCTACCGGCGATATCAGATCGGCCCTATCATACATCGCAGTAATAATGGTATTTGGCGAACCAGTATCCAGTTTAAATTTAGTGCGGGCATAATCCACCATTCTTGCCTCAGTCAAGCATATATAGAGACTGTCTGCTAACTCCACTGTAAGTGGGCGCTCGCTTTCACCGGGCCAATTTGATATTGGAAGTTTATAATATGGGCCCTGTGCCCAATTTGCAAACCAGGCTTCGGCACCAGTTGGCAGGTGAAATGTTGTATTTTCAGCAGTCACGCTGTAATAAGTTCCCTTAACATTTTCAGGAAAAAAATAGCGAATAGCGATACCTTCATTATAAGCGCGTATTTGAACCTGCATTACATAAATAGCATTATCATCCTTTACCAGTTCAATATCCGACTCATTGTAATGGTCGCGATTTTTTGCCTGTTCACCATTTACAGGTACCCATACGGTATCCTTTGTTAGTGAACTCACTTTGTCAACTACCAGATTTTCGCACCATCTTACATGTTTATCAACTTTTAGCGCCATTGCTTTTTCAGATAGGTTATTATCCAATTGTATATCCAGGCAGGACTCAAGTATCACCGGTTTATTGTTGTGAAATACCTGGTAGTACATCATTCTTTTTTTGGCATAATCCTCTTTCTGATAAAATTTAACTAATTGGCGGTGATCGGGGGAATACACACGTAAAGTGTCAAAAACCATTGTTTGTGCGATGCCATTATTGTAAAAAAACAAAATAAATACAACCAGGACTATTCTATTATACATATTAATTAATACTAACAGGTTTATAATTATCACTACGAACGCAACAATGGGGACTGGACTCGTCTTATTGGTTAACTCTTCAAATTATCAGATGACACCAAAAAATGACAAGGCTACATTTGCGCAGTGTTATAATTAAATAGCGAAAGTATAGTAAAGAGTAATCGGAGAGAGGGGGCTATTAGGTCAAACAACAGGGAGATTTAGACAGAACAAAAAATTGAAACAAGATGGAGCACAAAAAATATCGCTGTTAACTGTTTGGCCGCTTTTTCCGTAATCCCTGTTTTTTTGTTTGATTAAGCTTTACTTTTCCGTTGAAATAAAACGAAGCCCCTCTACATGTTCGCCTTCAAAAATGTTGGCCATATCGGTGGTTTTATAAAAGCCGGGTTTATCCGGCATGGTGTCTGAAATTACCTTTCCGTTTAAAATCAAATTTTCGAATACTATATTCTGTATTTTCCTATCCTCGTTATAGCCCGAAATTATTGCAGTGTTAGCATGTATACCGGTATAGGTAACATTTTTAAAATATATATTTTCTATGCCTCTGCCCGGGGATGTATTATATTTCCGGTTATACATTACGCGGAGATTTACAAACTGCCCTTTTTTGAAATCATCTATCCTGATATTTTCAAAGCGGATATTCCTGATCAAATTATTATCCCCTGCGTTTAAGGCGATACAACCCTGATAGTTGATCTGATTTTCATTTTGTTCCATGATATCAATATTAGTAAACTTCATATCGCCTAATGTATCCGGATGTAATGTGTCGCCATGGGTGCCAATCAATATTGGATGAGCAACATCGGCCCAAAGAATAGCATTTGATACAGTTATGTTCGTTGTGTTACCAAACCATTTCCAGCGATGCCCATATATTGCTATGCAATCATCAGAGTTTCGCATAAACAAGTTTTCAAGTGTTACGTGCGAACTGCAAAAAATATCGATGCCATCACCCCACCCCTCACTGCTGAAAGATTTAATGTTTCTTACAAAAATGCTGTCTGATTGGCCTATAGTTGTTGTATAGTGCCTGGGGTTTAATACAATTGGTCCATCAATAGTGACGTTTCTGCTATAACTTATTTCCACCGACATCGGCGAGTGTTCTATTATTCCATGTCCAAGAATTTTTACATTATTAGCATGATCTATTTTGAAACTACCTCTTAACACAGCTCCGCCATCTATATACACAGTTGTATTTGACTTAAGAGTTACCGTATCTATTTGGTGTATACCGGGGCCAAAATACATTACACGGGTATCATTGGGATTAACGTGATACTTTGCCAAACTATTTGCAAATAGCTGCAGATTATGAAAGATATCGCCGTTCACTTCTATAGAAAGATTTCGTGGTCGCATTAATTTAAATGAAATAACATTGCCGGATATTTTTGCAGAATCGGCGCCTAAAAACGGCCTTACCCGGGCATTTTTCACTATTCCTTTATTATAGGTTGCCATAACTTCAACTACGCCTGAAAAGTCGAAATAACAAAATGAAGTATTTTCGTTATGCATCCTGCCATCAACCCCTACATTGCCAGCAACCCTGGCCATATAAATTGGAAGTGGTTGCCAACCCTTGCCCGGTTGTCTTACTTTAACTGAAAAATCATCATTTAAGGCCATGCCATCGGGGGCTTTGTAGATTTTTAATTGCGAAAAAACATGCGGAGAAAAAATCAGAAAAATTAAAATAAGAAGTGCAGCTCTATTCATGACCAGAAATTAAAAGTGGATTAAGGTTAATCTTAAGAAAATACGTTCTCTTAAGATTAATCCGCCTCCAAAATAATTGAACGTGGTTTAAAACAGGGGGGGCAATTGGGTTAAACAAAGGGGTAAATTTATCCTAAAAATCAGTCCTGATGACCGATTTTCGTTTAGAGGCTTGAAATCATTGTCCCCCTCATTTGATCGAATAGTCCCCCTTTACATTTCAATCAGTGCACTAATTTAGCACCAGATAAAAGAATTGACCTTTCAAGTAATTTCAGGACCGAAACTGTCCTGAGGTTCATATTAATTCATACGATCTTTTCTCTAATTGGTTTTAATTGGTAATGGCCCTTTGCTGACTCTCCATCGGCAGGGGCCATGTTTTAAAAAGAAAGAGAATCATCAAATTTCTGATCGATAAATCACATAACATTATTTGCCATTTGGGATTACTTGTGCTTCGCCTGTTTTAACATCCAGGGTCCACGGTTGTGGTTTAGGCAGCCACAATTTGTCCTCCCCTATCTCTAAAGGCATCCAAAGATAACGGGAATCCCACTGTGTTTTTGGTTTCCATATGTCACCCATAAAAATCACTGTGGTTTGCTTGGTTCCCACAATTTTTATCAGCATGGTTGATTGTGCACCATAGGTATTCGTTTCAGGCGGTGCAATATCCTTAAAATCACTCCAGGGACCCGATAAGGAAAGTGCTGTAGCATATTTATTGGGATTGGGCGACCAGCCCGTCAACGCCGAACCGATAGCATAATAAAGACCTTTATAATGAACAATTGCGCCGCCTTCCATATGAGCGGGTATAAGGCTCATTTCTTTTTCTACATTTAAATAGTCATCAGATAATTTTGCGATTCGAAATCCAAACGGGCGATCTTCAAAAACGAGATAAGCCGTGCCGTCGTCATCAATAAATTGCCCAATGTCACGACTCTCGTGCCCGAGGGGACGAAAAGTTTTGATAAGCTTAAAGGGCCCTGTTGGTTTATTACTGGTTGCTACGCCAACCCTGGCATACGCATAACCACCGGCAATTTTTCCGGTTACAGGATCTTTCACGCCGCCATCAACATGCATGTACATTACATACTTTTTTGTTTGCTTATTGTAATATACCTTAGGCCGCTCAATCACCCAATGTACTAATACTGAATCCGGCTTTGCTATTTGAACATCATTTTTAAATGTCCAGTTAACCAAATCCTTTGAAGTATAACAACTAACATATCGATAGTTAGTATCTAAACCTTTTTTACGCTCCTCGCCATACCAATAATAATTACTTCCAACTTTTATTATACCGCCCCCATGCGCCTGTATGTGATTACCTTGCTTATCGGGCCATACTTCGGTTGGTTTTATAGTATCATTTTTTGATTGAGCCAAACCCAAATTGGGAATTAGAATTACCAACAAAATTATTAACCGCTTGATTGGTGATGAATATTTCATTTATAAGTTAGGAATGATTTGATGGCTAAGTAATAAATAATAATTCAAACATAGAGGGGAGCATCCAGTCAAATCAGAGGGGTGAATTCAACATATCATTATTGTTACCTATTAATACTGATGAATAGATATTATTGTTATCAACACAATTATTGTCGATTTTTTTTAAAAAATCGTGCTTTTTTACCGGTGGGGGTATCGTTGGCGAAATTATTTATCTAAAGTCAAACCATAACGTTCCTTTAACTATCCCATAATTAAGCTGAATATTTTTCTGGCTTTGCGGACCGAGAAGGGACGGGTCCTGAAAACGGGTACCTATTGGAGCGATACTGTTTAAAAATCCGATATCACCCTCAGGAAATGCTGCTTTAAGACTTTCGTGCTCATACTTTGAATGATCTGGTTTTAACATTTGAAGGAATATGGATTCATCATCAGTGTAGACCGTAAATGGTGATTCTTTATTTTCAATTACGACCCAATACAGATCAGCATGATAGCCTTTGAATTCGGGATAATTCCAGCTTGCCCCTGTGATCGAATTATTATAATTCTTGTGCCAAACACCAAACTGCTGGCCTTTCATCCTATTTTTCCATACCCGGTATGGTCCCCTGCCGAGCCATTTCATGCCTGTTATTTTCTCTTCGGGATAATTAAAGGTTATTCCCGAAAAATCGACACCTGTTTGCTGTGACCAGCGTTTTTCTAACGTATATTGATACTGTAGTTCTACTGCTTTACCGGGTGCGAAAATCCATTTGACATTAAAATAAGTATCCCCCTCATAAACAGGTTCTATAATATAGTTTGCGCCTTCAGCATAGCTTTTAAGTTGCACAAGCTTGTGGTCAAATCCTGCCTCAACAGGGCCTGTTAATGAGATCTCACCTTTATTATTCATCACCTTTTGAAGCTGCCCGTTAGCTTTATTAAAAAAACATTTTATCCCTGATGCATTGACTATCAAGCTGGTAGCTGAGTCTTCCACAGTAATTTTTGAGGCTAACGAATGGTTACCGGGCTTTTTAACCTGATCCGGCAATTTGATCGGCCAGGTCCAGGTAAATACCTCCCTGCCATGCGGATCGATGGCCGTTAAATATAGTGCATCGGCCGTTTGCCAGTCATGTGGTAAATCAATATGCAGATACCCCTTTTCTCCGGGAGACAATAAAGGAGATGGGGTTTGTCCTTGTGCTATTGTCTCGTATTTAACAGAATTTTCGGTAGGCGGAGGGAATTTAACCAGCTTCCAGAAGAATTTGCATTGGTTTAGGTTAGTATAGATATAACGGTTCTCTATGCTTAAATTTCCGTCAAAAACAGGAGAAATGATTTTTCTATCAATGGCGATTGGCGACCATAATTCCTTAATGGTGTAAAAACTACCTTCTTTTTCACGGTGCGGCCCAAGAATACCATCCGGGGCACTGTCATTTGCAGTATCCATTGTACTGTCCTGATCTACCCGCCTTATACCACCATCAGCAAATACCCATATAAATCCACCCGCTCCGTAGTGGTGTTTGAGTATCGCATTCCAAAAATCTTCTAATCCGGCGCCGGCCCCCCCATCATAATTGCCGTGCATAAATTCCGTAGGGAAAAACACATCGTTACCATATAGTGCCGAATTTACTACGTAATTGTAATCTGGATAATGCCGCGTATCGGTGCCATTAAATTTCTCCCAGGGATGAAGGACTACCCGGTTTTGAGGATCATAAATTTTAAACTGATCGTCGAGCGCAGTGTTCCATCCACCTTCGTTTCCATTATCCCAGAATATGATGGACGGATGATTAACATCGCGTACCACCATTTCTTTAACCAGCTTTTTGCCGACAACTGTATCATACTTATTTTGCCAGCCCGTTAACTCGTCAAGTACGAACATACCAAGCGAATCACAAACATCCAGGAAATGTTGATCGGGTGGATAGTGTGACATCCTTACCGCATTCATATTCATATCCTTCATCAGGTTCACATCCATTATACTGAGTACTTTACTCAACGTCCGCCC
Protein-coding regions in this window:
- a CDS encoding glycoside hydrolase family 97 protein is translated as MYNRIVLVVFILFFYNNGIAQTMVFDTLRVYSPDHRQLVKFYQKEDYAKKRMMYYQVFHNNKPVILESCLDIQLDNNLSEKAMALKVDKHVRWCENLVVDKVSSLTKDTVWVPVNGEQAKNRDHYNESDIELVKDDNAIYVMQVQIRAYNEGIAIRYFFPENVKGTYYSVTAENTTFHLPTGAEAWFANWAQGPYYKLPISNWPGESERPLTVELADSLYICLTEARMVDYARTKFKLDTGSPNTIITAMYDRADLISPVGTPWRVIMIADKPGDLIEHDYLIQNLNDVSKITDTGWIKPGKIMRVMTQTTAAAKANIDFAAKQNLQYILFDWKWYGPAFDFASDATKVAIPDFDLPEIIRYGKERNIGVWLYVNQQAALAQSDSLFAVYHKWGIKGVKIGFVQVGSHRWTTWQEKVIQQAADNHIMLNIHDEWRPTGEQRTWPNLLTAEGVRGNEEMPDATHNTILPFTRFIAGAADYTICYFDKRIKTTHAHQLALAAIYYSPLQTLFWYDKPSDYHNEPELEFWNKIPTTWDETKVIQGEPGKFITTARRKGQDWFVGTITNNDARTLIFTLNFLDKGKQYVAKIFDDDTSAAGTAQVKIESKTVTENSLIKVNLKPSGGQAIYITPKD
- a CDS encoding glycosyl hydrolase family 28 protein; the encoded protein is MNRAALLILIFLIFSPHVFSQLKIYKAPDGMALNDDFSVKVRQPGKGWQPLPIYMARVAGNVGVDGRMHNENTSFCYFDFSGVVEVMATYNKGIVKNARVRPFLGADSAKISGNVISFKLMRPRNLSIEVNGDIFHNLQLFANSLAKYHVNPNDTRVMYFGPGIHQIDTVTLKSNTTVYIDGGAVLRGSFKIDHANNVKILGHGIIEHSPMSVEISYSRNVTIDGPIVLNPRHYTTTIGQSDSIFVRNIKSFSSEGWGDGIDIFCSSHVTLENLFMRNSDDCIAIYGHRWKWFGNTTNITVSNAILWADVAHPILIGTHGDTLHPDTLGDMKFTNIDIMEQNENQINYQGCIALNAGDNNLIRNIRFENIRIDDFKKGQFVNLRVMYNRKYNTSPGRGIENIYFKNVTYTGIHANTAIISGYNEDRKIQNIVFENLILNGKVISDTMPDKPGFYKTTDMANIFEGEHVEGLRFISTEK
- a CDS encoding family 43 glycosylhydrolase — encoded protein: MAQSKNDTIKPTEVWPDKQGNHIQAHGGGIIKVGSNYYWYGEERKKGLDTNYRYVSCYTSKDLVNWTFKNDVQIAKPDSVLVHWVIERPKVYYNKQTKKYVMYMHVDGGVKDPVTGKIAGGYAYARVGVATSNKPTGPFKLIKTFRPLGHESRDIGQFIDDDGTAYLVFEDRPFGFRIAKLSDDYLNVEKEMSLIPAHMEGGAIVHYKGLYYAIGSALTGWSPNPNKYATALSLSGPWSDFKDIAPPETNTYGAQSTMLIKIVGTKQTTVIFMGDIWKPKTQWDSRYLWMPLEIGEDKLWLPKPQPWTLDVKTGEAQVIPNGK
- a CDS encoding glycoside hydrolase family 2 protein, translated to MKLFYITLSIIYGFLLPGSLLKANAQTTQIMYLSGTDKDHTVTWDFFCTTGRNSGHWDKIQVPSNWELQGFGTYNYFQDTKNPDEQGLYKHHFNIDAAWNRKKIFIVFEGAMTDTKVMINGQLAGPIHQGGYYRFKYDITNLVKSGDNLLEVTVSKKSENASINLAERRADFWQFGGIFRPVYLEIVPHNYIDHLALDAKGDGSLRVNVFAPESKGDDKITAEVQTLAGQKVGEAIVAKAVAGEYPTILQGNFKNIVAWNPEFPRLYNLIISLEDANGITIHQIKQRFGFRTMELRLHDGIYVNGKKVILKGVNRHSEWPESGRTLSKVLSIMDVNLMKDMNMNAVRMSHYPPDQHFLDVCDSLGMFVLDELTGWQNKYDTVVGKKLVKEMVVRDVNHPSIIFWDNGNEGGWNTALDDQFKIYDPQNRVVLHPWEKFNGTDTRHYPDYNYVVNSALYGNDVFFPTEFMHGNYDGGAGAGLEDFWNAILKHHYGAGGFIWVFADGGIRRVDQDSTMDTANDSAPDGILGPHREKEGSFYTIKELWSPIAIDRKIISPVFDGNLSIENRYIYTNLNQCKFFWKLVKFPPPTENSVKYETIAQGQTPSPLLSPGEKGYLHIDLPHDWQTADALYLTAIDPHGREVFTWTWPIKLPDQVKKPGNHSLASKITVEDSATSLIVNASGIKCFFNKANGQLQKVMNNKGEISLTGPVEAGFDHKLVQLKSYAEGANYIIEPVYEGDTYFNVKWIFAPGKAVELQYQYTLEKRWSQQTGVDFSGITFNYPEEKITGMKWLGRGPYRVWKNRMKGQQFGVWHKNYNNSITGASWNYPEFKGYHADLYWVVIENKESPFTVYTDDESIFLQMLKPDHSKYEHESLKAAFPEGDIGFLNSIAPIGTRFQDPSLLGPQSQKNIQLNYGIVKGTLWFDFR